The following proteins are encoded in a genomic region of Pungitius pungitius chromosome 17, fPunPun2.1, whole genome shotgun sequence:
- the LOC119219476 gene encoding uncharacterized protein LOC119219476, with product MASRVQRERQEDFLETQDPFRTNAFKLISKMIELINEAPGDTTHLLDEMLHSIFFVGKVNEPTFSPESILMDKDLLRRLRDLFPRAFELFSSHLPRRSPFSCVLDMIVHLNGPSNEEEILSGLRNLIIGLDLGDSRELISSTICVSYITDPDKFYGVSIAAPTAATSGKFNPRRCVISASCLYYWDECVAGAVLTYYPDNKMKPDYDGTIQLPQGVRCQAFSLKENRETPACKSCRNLFGLRSNSEDVSVYGNCAEAESLSNLFRNEPEIKERARPTSAKYSDEKRDTCRKNISKYLKNCLKDKKFTWKEGDFYIPS from the exons AAGAGGACTTTCTGGAAACTCAGGATCCTTTCAGAACGAATGCTTTTAAGCTCATCTCTAAAATGATTGAGCTGATTAACGAAGCTCCTGGTGACACCACACATTTACTGGATGAG ATGCTTCACAGCATTTTCTTTGTGGGGAAAGTCAACGAGCCGACGTTTTCTCCAGAAAGCATCCTGATGGATAAAGACTTGTTAAGGAGGTTGAGGGATTTGTTCCCTCGGGCCTTTGAACTCTTCTCCTCTCACCTACCCAGACGGAGTCCATTTTCATGTGTGCTGGACATG ATTGTCCACCTGAATGGACCAtcaaatgaagaagaaatactCAGTGGCCTGCGGAACCTCATCATTGGGCTGGACCTCGGTGACTCAAGGGAGCTGATCTCCTCCACCATCTGTGTCTCGTACATCACAGATCCAGACAAGTTCTACGGAGTCTCCATCGCCGCTCCAACTGCTGCTACTTCCGGAAAGTTCAATCCTCGGCGCTGCGTCATCTCTGCGTCCTGTCTCTACTACTGGGACGAGTGTGTAGCTGGTGCAGTGCTGACCTACTATCCAGACAATAAAATGAAACCAGATTATGATGGAACCATCCAGCTTCCACAGGGGGTCAGGTGCCAGGCGTTTAGCCTCAAAGAGAACAGAGAGACTCCTGCGTGCAAGTCGTGTAGGAATTTGTTTGGTTTGAGAAGTAACTCTGAGGATGTGTCGGTCTACGGCAACTGTGCCGAGGCTGAAAGTTTGAGCAACTTGTTCAGAAATGAACCTGAAATCAAAGAGCGAGCACGACCAACATCTGCCAAGTACTCAGATGAGAAGAGGGACACATGTAGAAAGAACATAAGTAAATATCTCAAGAATTGCCTGAAGGACAAAAAATTTACCTGGAAGGAGGGTGATTTTTACATCCCCTCTTAG